CCAGCCCTGCTCGTTGAGCAGTGTAGAGGCCATAGAACGGAACCCATGCCCAGTCAGTTCGTCCTTGGTGTAACCTAGACGGCGGAGCGCACCGTTGACCGTGTTCTCGGACATGGGTCTTTCCAGGGTCCGCATGGACGGGAAAAGATATTTTCCGTGGCCGGTGAGGGGGCGCAATTCCTTGATGATGGTGACGGCCTGTATGGCAAGGGGCACGATATGCTGTTCGCGCATTTTCATCTTGTGGCCTGGAATCCGCCATTCCCTGTTCTCCAGGTCGATCTCGGTCCACTCTGCGTGCCTGAGTTCTCCAGGGCGCACGAAAACCAGCGGGGCTAGTCGCAGGGCGCAGGAGGTCACAGGTGAGCCCTGGTAGCTGTCCATGGATCGGAGGAGGGCAGGGATGGCCTTGGGGTCTGTGATGCTTGGGTGATGTTTTTCTTTGACTGGAGGGAGAGCCCCACGCAAGTCGGCGGCGGGATTCCTCTCGCACCTGCCAGTGGCTACGCCATAACGGAAGACTTGGCCGCACCCCTGGATCGTCCGGTGTGCCATCTCCAGCGCCCCACGCGTCTCGATGCGGCGGGCAAGCGTCAGGACTTCTGGAGCAGTGATGTCTTTGATAGGCCGCGAGCCGATCCAGGGGAAGACGTTCAGTTCCAGGCGACGAAGTATTTGCGTACCGTGTTCCTCGGTCCACGTGGGTTGAAACTTGGCCCACCACTCACGGGCGACACGCTCGAATGTTTCGGCGTCCTCGGCATCTTCCGCTTTTACCGACTTGCGAACTTGCCCAGGGTCAATCCCCTGCGCGAGCAACCGACGGGCTTCGTCGCGGCGGTCTCTGGCGTCCTTTAGGGTGACGTCCGGGTAGACTCCAAGGGAAAGCATGTTCTCCCGTCCCCTTAGCTTGTAGCGCAGTCGCCACCACTTCCGGGGTTTGCCGTCCTTTCCAGCGCTCACTTCCAGAAACAGGCCACGCTCGTCCCGAAGCCGGTAAGGTTTATCTAAGGGCTTGGCGTTCCTGACAGCGACATCGGTAAGGGGCATGACGGGTAACCTCGCGTTCAAGGTGCGGCGCGGGGTTTGCGGTTACCCACCGCACTGTTACCCGCTTGCCTTCGTTACCCGCCCAGTTACCCGCCGGAATGGTGGCTGTCAACGGCCCAAAACGGACGAAGGCGGACCTTGCGGCCCGCCTTTTCCTTGAAATTCCTGGGGGTTTTGGACTTTATTGGACTTGGTTGGAAGTCCGGTTGGTGGAGGCGGGGGGAATCGAACCCCCGTCCGAGAACGCTCCAACATAGCATCTACAGGCGTAGACCGGGATTTGATCTCAGTTCAGACGAGCCTCCTGGTCGGGCTGAATGAACCCAGTCCATTTAAGTTCTCGCGAACGCTACAACGGACAACTGCGCTCGCCAGTCCAGTGGGGTGTCCCCCGCATCCAGCTTACCAGACTTAGGCTAGAGGGAGGCTGGCCTTAAGCGGCCAGGGCGTAATCGTAGTCGTTGGCTACTGATTGTTTTTCGCGTTTTTACGAGGCCACGCGACCCCTCGGCCTGCAACTGTGTCTTTACAATCCCCGTCGAAACCAGTGCGCCCCCAGGCAGTGGAATCAACTAAATATACGACATGCACATGATACGGCAAGCCCCAAATGTGTGAATAGTTCTCGTATTTCAGACCGAAATAGGGTATCTGGCCTGAATCACTGCCTTTGGGAGGTCGTCATGAGCCACGTATCATCCTTTGATCGCGACATCGCCCGCCGCATCAAGGATCTCCGCGAGGTGCTCGCCCTCACGCCTGAGGACCTGGCGGACAAGACCGGTGTTTCTGTTCAGGATATCCTCGCATTCGAGTCTGGAAGCCGCGAGGTCCCCGTAAGTTACCTCTACACCATCGCCAAGGCCACCGGCGTCGACCTCACTGCGCTCATTACGGGGTCTGAGGCCAAACTCCACCAGTACTGCCTGGTGCGCAAATCCGAAGGCCTCTCCGTCACTCGGCGCAAAGCCTACAAGTATCAGGCCCTGGCTTACCGTTTCAGCCGGCCCGCCATGGAGCCCTTCATCGTCACGGTGCCGCCCGCGCCCCCCAAGCAGGACGTGGATTTCAACCAGCACGCCGGTGAGGAGTTCGTCTTCATGCTCAAGGGGCGCATGGAAGTGGTGCTGGGTAAGGAGACGGTGATCCTCGAACCGGAGGACAGCCTGTATTTCAGTTCGACGATCCCGCACGCGATGCGCGCTCTGGACGGCAAGGAAGCGGTGTTTCTGGACGTCATCATCTAAAGGGACAGCTCATGCAGAAAGAATTCAAAGTATTCGAGACGTTTGACGACTTCAAACGCGATTTCTCCGTGGATGTTCCCCCCAAGTACAATTTCGCTTTCGATTTCCTCGACGCCACGGCCGCCGTCGATCCGACACGCCCAGCGATGGTGCACGTCGACAACGACAACAACCGGCGCGACCTCGACATCGGCTACTTCAGCCGGGAGTCGGCCCGTATGGCCAACGCCTTCAGCGCCATGGGCATCGGCCGGGGCGACAAGGTCATGCTCGTGCTGCAGCGGCGGGTGGAATTCTGGGTGACGGTGCTGGGCCTGGTGAAGATCGGTGCGGTGCCCGTGCCTTCCCCCCATCTGCTCACCGCCCACGACGTGGAGTTCAGGGTCAACAAGGCCGGGATCAAGGCGTGCGTGGTGGAGCAGGATTTCGTGGAGCGCGTGGACGCCGTTCGGCACGCCTGCCCTTGCTTGGCCCATTTCGTCCAGGTGGGCGGCGAGGCCACTGCACCCGGCTGGGCCTCCTATGTCGAGATCGGGGCCAACGCCTCCAATGTGTTCCCCCGGCCTGCCGATTCGGCCGGCGCGGAAGACGTGATGTTCATCTTCTTCTCCTCCGGCACCACCGGGATGCCCAAGATGGTTGTGCATAATCACAACTATCCCCTGGGCCACATCACCACGGGCGTCTATTGGCACGACCTCAAGCCCGGCGACCTGCACCTCACCGTGGCGGATACCGGCTGGGCCAAGTCCATTTGGGGCAAGTTCTTCGGTCAGTGGATGGCGGGCGCCTGCGTGTTCACCTGGGACTATCGCGGCAAGTTCGTCCCGGCGGACTTGTTGCGCGTCATCAGCGAGCACAAGGTGACCACTTTCTGCGCGCCCCCCACGATCTATCGGTTCCTTGTCCGCGAGGACGTGGCCTCCTTCGACCTCTCGGCCCTGCGCCATTGCACCACGGCTGGCGAGCTGCTCAACGAGAGCGTGTTCCAGGCCTGGAAGAAGGTCACTGGCCTGACCATCTACGAGGGCTACGGCCAGACCGAGACCACCCTGCAGATCGGCGCCTTCCCCAACATGGAGATCAAGCCCGGCTCCATCGGCAAACCCTGCCCCGGCTGGGACATCGTGCTGCTGGACGCCAAGGGGCACGTCTGCCCCCCCGGCGAGGAAGGCGAGATCTGCATCCGCCTGGGCAGCGGCAAGACCCTTGGGCTTTTCGACGGCTACCTCTACGAGCCGGAGAAGACCTCCTCCGTGCTGTTCGGCGGCTACTACCACACCGGCGACAAGGCCTGGCGCGACGAAGACGGCTACTACTGGTTCCTGGGCCGCAACGACGACCTCATCAAGTCCAGCGGGTACCGTATCGGGCCCTTCGAGGTGGAGAGCGCCCTCGTCTCCCACCCCGCTGTGGTCGAGGCCGCGGTCACCGGCGTGCCCGACCCCGACCGTGGGCAGGTGGTCAAGGCCACGGTAGTCCTCGGCGCCGGGCTCCAACCCTCGCCGGAACTCGTCAAGGAGCTGCAGGACCATGTGAAGAAGGTCACCGCTCCGTACAAGTATCCCAGGATCATCGAGTTCCTCCCCGAACTGCCCAAGACCATCAGCGGCAAGATCAAGCGCGCCGAGATCAGGGCCAAGGACGAAGGGAAGAATCCCGAACCGACCGTTTAGCCACTGCATCATCCCGGGCGGGAGGCCTCTCCCGCCCGGGCCATTCACCGCTTTCTTCCTGTCCTTTCCCTCTCGCGATTCCACCGTGATTCTCCGCTCCCGGGGCATCGAGCACTTCCGTGACCGGGTTGTCCTGACCTATGTCAAGTATGATATAGAGGGAATCCCCACCTATTCAGTCCATAAATTGTGTGTTATAAATAGGTGTCGTAGCGGTATGGAATTTGTACGTGCCGTATTCATTCTCTGGGGGGGAGTATGCGTTGGTCTGACATGCGAATTGGGCAGAAGATACGAACTGGGTTCTTTTCCATTGCGGCGATATTTCTCGCCGCCATGATCTGGGTGGCCATCGAGTTGTTCGATGTGGAGGGGCACACGGGCGGCGCGTTGGTTCAGAACGAACTCTCAATGACGCTCCTGCAGCGGGAGATCGACCACTTGAAGTGGGCCCAATCCCTGGGCCAGTTCGTGCACGACCCCAACGCCAAGGAGCTTTCCGTTTCCTCAGACGCCCGAAAGTGCAATTTCGGCCGCTGGTTCTACAGCGACGAGCGCACCGGGCTGGAGTCCACCAGCCCTGAACTCAAGCCCATGCTTGCGGCCATTGAGGAGCCTCACACCAAACTCCACGAAACCGCCATATCCATCCAGCGGTTCAAGAAGGACGCCAACCTGGCCGCCGCAACGGATGTGTACGACAACCAGACGCTCAAGCAGCTTGCCCTGGTGCAGTCGCAGTTGTCGTCCATGCGCGACAAGGTGAAGGCCGGCATCGAGATGAACCGCAAGGAAGTCATGGGCGGCATCCAGTTCACCAAGCTGCTTTCCTTTACGGCCATCGCGGTTTCGTTGTGCATGGCTGTGCTTCTCAGCTATCTGATTTCAAAAAGCATTTCCCGTCCTGTGAAGTTTCTGGCGGACTGCTCCGCGGCTATCGCCGGCGGTGATCTCACCCAGGAATGTTCCCTGACGCAGAAGGACGAACTGGGCAGGCTCTCGGTCTCCATGGGGGAGATGGTTTCCAGCCTCAGGGACAAGATCGAAGAATCGGACCGGAAGGCGCGTGAGGCTGACGAGCATTCCAAGACAGCCAGCCAGGCATTGGCGCAGACCGAACAGAAAGAGGCGCACATCCAGCAGATGCTCAACATGATCCGCTCCATCGCCAGCGAATCTCTCGTCCTGTCCGATACGCTTACGGAGCACGCCGAGCGCCTCTCCGCCCAGGTCGAGCAGGTTCGCCGGGGCGCTGAAATCCAGAAGGAACGCCTCTCCGAGGCGGCTTCCGCCATGGAGCAGATGAACGCCACCGTGCTGGACGTGGCGAGAAACGCCAGCGACGCTGCTGACAGCGCAGGCAAGTCCCTGGAGAAGGCCCAGGACGGCGCGGACATCGTGACCGAGAGCGTAAAGGCCATCGAGCGCGTCAACAGGGTTTCGGGCCGGCTCAAGGAGAACATGGGCGAGCTCGACGCACAGGCGGCCTCCATCGGGCAGGTCATGAACGTCATCAGCGACATTGCTGACCAGACCAACCTGCTGGCCCTCAACGCGGCTATCGAGGCCGCCCGCGCTGGCGACGCCGGCCGGGGGTTCGCGGTGGTGGCGGACGAAGTGCGCAAGCTGGCTGAAAAGACCATGGGCGCGACCAAGGAGGTCGGCGAGAAGATCCTGGCCATCCAGCAGTCCGTGCAGCGCAGCATGAAGGACATGGAGGACGCAGCCAAGGCGGTGAGCACCTCCAACGAATTGGCGGGCGCCTCGGGCGAATCCCTGCGGGAAATCGTGGCCCTGACCAAGGTCAACACCCAGAACGTCCAGAGCATCGCCGCCGCTGCCGAGGAGCAATCCTCCGCGTCGGAGAACATCAACAGCAGCATCTCCCAGGTGAACGAAGTGGCCCAGGAAACCGAGGCCGGCATGACCGAGACGGTGGACATCGTGGCCAACCTCTCCGACATGGCCACACGCCTGAAAGATCTGATCACTCAGATGGGGCAGTCCGGCGATGGAGCAGAGGACGGGCGCAAAGCGCT
This genomic stretch from Fundidesulfovibrio soli harbors:
- a CDS encoding AMP-binding protein, with the protein product MQKEFKVFETFDDFKRDFSVDVPPKYNFAFDFLDATAAVDPTRPAMVHVDNDNNRRDLDIGYFSRESARMANAFSAMGIGRGDKVMLVLQRRVEFWVTVLGLVKIGAVPVPSPHLLTAHDVEFRVNKAGIKACVVEQDFVERVDAVRHACPCLAHFVQVGGEATAPGWASYVEIGANASNVFPRPADSAGAEDVMFIFFSSGTTGMPKMVVHNHNYPLGHITTGVYWHDLKPGDLHLTVADTGWAKSIWGKFFGQWMAGACVFTWDYRGKFVPADLLRVISEHKVTTFCAPPTIYRFLVREDVASFDLSALRHCTTAGELLNESVFQAWKKVTGLTIYEGYGQTETTLQIGAFPNMEIKPGSIGKPCPGWDIVLLDAKGHVCPPGEEGEICIRLGSGKTLGLFDGYLYEPEKTSSVLFGGYYHTGDKAWRDEDGYYWFLGRNDDLIKSSGYRIGPFEVESALVSHPAVVEAAVTGVPDPDRGQVVKATVVLGAGLQPSPELVKELQDHVKKVTAPYKYPRIIEFLPELPKTISGKIKRAEIRAKDEGKNPEPTV
- a CDS encoding tyrosine-type recombinase/integrase, with product MPLTDVAVRNAKPLDKPYRLRDERGLFLEVSAGKDGKPRKWWRLRYKLRGRENMLSLGVYPDVTLKDARDRRDEARRLLAQGIDPGQVRKSVKAEDAEDAETFERVAREWWAKFQPTWTEEHGTQILRRLELNVFPWIGSRPIKDITAPEVLTLARRIETRGALEMAHRTIQGCGQVFRYGVATGRCERNPAADLRGALPPVKEKHHPSITDPKAIPALLRSMDSYQGSPVTSCALRLAPLVFVRPGELRHAEWTEIDLENREWRIPGHKMKMREQHIVPLAIQAVTIIKELRPLTGHGKYLFPSMRTLERPMSENTVNGALRRLGYTKDELTGHGFRSMASTLLNEQGWNRDAIERQLAHAERDNIRAAYNYAEFLPERRKMMQAWADYLDGLKAGAKVTPFQRQASV
- a CDS encoding helix-turn-helix domain-containing protein, which codes for MSHVSSFDRDIARRIKDLREVLALTPEDLADKTGVSVQDILAFESGSREVPVSYLYTIAKATGVDLTALITGSEAKLHQYCLVRKSEGLSVTRRKAYKYQALAYRFSRPAMEPFIVTVPPAPPKQDVDFNQHAGEEFVFMLKGRMEVVLGKETVILEPEDSLYFSSTIPHAMRALDGKEAVFLDVII
- a CDS encoding methyl-accepting chemotaxis protein, which gives rise to MIWVAIELFDVEGHTGGALVQNELSMTLLQREIDHLKWAQSLGQFVHDPNAKELSVSSDARKCNFGRWFYSDERTGLESTSPELKPMLAAIEEPHTKLHETAISIQRFKKDANLAAATDVYDNQTLKQLALVQSQLSSMRDKVKAGIEMNRKEVMGGIQFTKLLSFTAIAVSLCMAVLLSYLISKSISRPVKFLADCSAAIAGGDLTQECSLTQKDELGRLSVSMGEMVSSLRDKIEESDRKAREADEHSKTASQALAQTEQKEAHIQQMLNMIRSIASESLVLSDTLTEHAERLSAQVEQVRRGAEIQKERLSEAASAMEQMNATVLDVARNASDAADSAGKSLEKAQDGADIVTESVKAIERVNRVSGRLKENMGELDAQAASIGQVMNVISDIADQTNLLALNAAIEAARAGDAGRGFAVVADEVRKLAEKTMGATKEVGEKILAIQQSVQRSMKDMEDAAKAVSTSNELAGASGESLREIVALTKVNTQNVQSIAAAAEEQSSASENINSSISQVNEVAQETEAGMTETVDIVANLSDMATRLKDLITQMGQSGDGAEDGRKALAA